The following proteins come from a genomic window of Acinetobacter baumannii:
- a CDS encoding glycosyltransferase family 2 protein: protein MAPIDILFLFGFLGIWIPQAFWAWLSYQAWKYSKTAEKELQNLPIPERWPVLSVLIPAYNEGVVIEDTLHAIAQQDYPAESYEVLLINDGSKDNTLEIAENLAKIYPCIKIVNVPKGMGGKGKSRTLNNGLPHAKGELIVVYDADSTPEPDCVRLLAQTLLADKKLVAVNGKVRTRNWQDSILTRFIAIEFIFFQWIFQGGRWQRFELSTLMGTNYVIWRDALETLGGFDEKSLVDDTEMSFRIFIGQKRIKWVPYAIGWQQDPPSLSVFVKQRSRWTQGNFYVTRKYLPVALRTPFPIGIEILNNIMCYILFVPALFWSHITLTLGLLDIAGISVPGPFTLLWGLSFCLYVAQMWFTLSLEKVKPELYFYSVLSYVSYSQIFLFIVFKAAFDMLKNKIQGNSLQWYKTERSKEKK, encoded by the coding sequence ATGGCTCCAATTGATATCCTGTTTTTATTTGGCTTTTTAGGTATTTGGATTCCACAAGCATTTTGGGCATGGTTAAGCTATCAAGCGTGGAAGTATTCCAAAACGGCTGAAAAAGAGCTGCAAAACTTACCAATACCAGAAAGATGGCCAGTCTTAAGTGTTTTGATCCCTGCTTATAATGAAGGCGTTGTGATTGAGGACACTTTGCATGCCATTGCTCAACAGGATTATCCGGCAGAGTCTTATGAAGTCTTACTGATCAATGATGGCTCCAAAGACAACACCCTTGAAATCGCAGAAAACCTCGCAAAAATTTATCCTTGCATAAAAATTGTCAATGTACCCAAAGGTATGGGTGGTAAAGGTAAATCAAGAACGCTTAATAATGGTCTTCCTCATGCCAAAGGTGAGCTAATTGTTGTTTATGATGCCGATAGTACTCCTGAACCCGATTGCGTCCGATTACTTGCCCAAACCTTGTTAGCCGATAAAAAGTTAGTGGCGGTAAATGGCAAAGTCAGAACCCGTAACTGGCAAGATAGTATTTTGACTCGCTTTATTGCGATTGAATTCATCTTTTTCCAATGGATCTTTCAAGGTGGACGCTGGCAACGTTTTGAACTATCAACATTAATGGGAACAAATTATGTCATCTGGCGCGATGCTCTAGAGACTTTGGGCGGTTTTGATGAAAAATCGTTAGTGGATGATACAGAAATGAGTTTCCGAATTTTTATCGGACAAAAACGAATTAAATGGGTTCCCTATGCAATTGGTTGGCAACAGGACCCTCCTTCGTTAAGCGTATTCGTTAAACAGCGCTCACGCTGGACTCAAGGTAATTTTTATGTAACACGCAAATATTTACCCGTAGCACTGAGAACTCCATTCCCAATCGGAATTGAAATTCTAAATAACATTATGTGCTATATCCTTTTTGTACCGGCTTTATTCTGGAGTCATATTACCTTAACGCTTGGCTTACTTGATATTGCAGGTATTTCAGTTCCTGGTCCATTTACACTACTGTGGGGACTCTCATTTTGTCTCTATGTAGCACAAATGTGGTTTACGCTTTCTTTAGAAAAAGTTAAACCAGAACTTTACTTTTACTCGGTCTTATCTTACGTAAGTTATTCACAAATCTTCTTATTTATTGTGTTTAAAGCCGCGTTCGACATGCTAAAAAATAAAATACAGGGCAACTCCCTTCAATGGTACAAAACGGAACGTAGCAAGGAGAAAAAATAA
- a CDS encoding alpha-amylase family protein, with translation MKKQIPIKITAFIILIICSVVGYAGLFKNHGQPPIIEGIFWQPDNDTTPPKGNWHYLGINTFVPQWSVVESKSWWKNSNLPQWEKAIDLQKIKQQPWAKNLILGLAGEYNEHEARANVVALGEKSAQIIQEQNDTSLKGYYFPVEADPTWLRVSTLGHVLEKLPSPIWVSVYSGESEPENYDLWVKSWLPQQAGVFFQDGVGVGVRTPEQARRILDQLEQTLGKDKTVIVLEAFRTKKNGQFRAAYPWEIISQIKAYEGKKIYIFDGPHYMGRWSVYIVGLWYRLVYGSTPATINEPKNSK, from the coding sequence ATGAAAAAACAGATACCAATTAAAATAACTGCTTTTATTATTTTAATTATATGTAGTGTAGTGGGTTATGCGGGGTTGTTCAAAAATCATGGGCAACCTCCCATTATTGAGGGTATTTTCTGGCAACCTGACAATGATACTACTCCTCCTAAAGGAAACTGGCATTACTTAGGAATAAATACTTTTGTTCCCCAATGGTCAGTCGTTGAATCTAAATCTTGGTGGAAAAACTCCAATCTTCCTCAATGGGAAAAAGCCATTGATTTACAAAAAATTAAACAGCAACCTTGGGCCAAAAATCTTATATTGGGGCTAGCAGGTGAATATAATGAACACGAAGCGCGTGCTAATGTCGTTGCTTTGGGTGAAAAATCTGCACAAATTATTCAAGAACAAAATGATACATCTTTAAAAGGCTATTATTTTCCAGTAGAAGCCGACCCAACATGGCTAAGAGTAAGTACCTTAGGACATGTTTTGGAAAAATTACCCTCACCTATTTGGGTTAGTGTTTATAGTGGTGAAAGTGAACCTGAAAACTACGATTTATGGGTTAAAAGCTGGCTTCCTCAACAAGCAGGCGTTTTTTTCCAAGATGGTGTAGGTGTCGGAGTACGAACTCCCGAACAAGCTAGACGTATTTTAGATCAACTTGAACAGACACTTGGAAAAGATAAAACGGTTATTGTTTTAGAAGCATTTCGAACCAAGAAAAATGGTCAATTTCGTGCAGCCTATCCTTGGGAAATTATCTCTCAAATTAAGGCGTATGAAGGGAAAAAAATTTATATTTTTGATGGCCCCCACTATATGGGCCGATGGTCCGTTTATATTGTCGGTCTATGGTATCGACTCGTTTATGGCAGCACACCCGCCACCATAAACGAACCCAAAAACTCAAAATAA
- the wecB gene encoding non-hydrolyzing UDP-N-acetylglucosamine 2-epimerase, translating to MKKIFISIVFGTRPELIKLAPVILLAKQDSRFQVEVIFTGQHDELVRDAIDFFGVEIDHRLKIMNAGQSLNQLLIHGLTQLENIYTDGQKRDAIVIQGDTTTVLAAGLVAFSMKIPVAHVEAGLRSYDLDHPFPEEGNRQLVSRITKWHFAPTEQSKRNLLNEQIPPSLITVTGNTVVDAVYLGRKLIAEKTGLKNQLEPYGIELKQNDKVVLITAHRRENFGEGIQNICNAVEYLAKQHPDLHFIWPVHLNPAVHNVVHDKFKSHAQIHLVKPLDYPSLLAVIDRSTFILTDSGGLQEESPSFNKPVLILRDTTERPEVVEVGAGVLVGTNQQKIIEEAEKLLTDSQHYQKMAHVENPFGDGRAAQRILDEIARTYN from the coding sequence ATGAAGAAAATTTTTATTTCAATTGTATTTGGTACTCGTCCAGAGCTCATAAAGTTGGCTCCGGTAATTTTATTAGCAAAACAAGACTCACGATTTCAGGTAGAAGTTATTTTTACAGGACAACATGATGAATTAGTTCGAGATGCGATAGATTTCTTTGGGGTTGAAATTGACCATCGCCTTAAAATTATGAATGCTGGACAAAGCCTAAATCAGCTTTTAATTCATGGCTTAACGCAACTTGAAAATATCTATACAGATGGTCAAAAAAGAGATGCAATTGTTATTCAAGGTGATACTACAACCGTGTTAGCTGCTGGGCTAGTTGCATTTTCAATGAAGATTCCTGTTGCCCATGTCGAAGCAGGCTTACGTTCTTATGATTTAGATCATCCGTTTCCTGAAGAAGGCAACCGTCAGTTAGTTTCTCGTATTACCAAATGGCATTTTGCCCCTACAGAACAATCAAAGCGTAACTTGTTAAATGAGCAGATTCCACCTTCATTGATTACAGTGACAGGAAATACGGTAGTTGATGCTGTATATTTAGGAAGGAAACTCATAGCTGAAAAGACAGGTTTGAAAAATCAACTTGAGCCTTACGGAATTGAATTAAAACAAAACGATAAAGTTGTACTTATAACTGCTCACCGCCGTGAGAATTTTGGCGAAGGAATTCAGAATATTTGTAATGCTGTTGAGTATTTAGCAAAACAGCATCCTGATTTACATTTTATTTGGCCTGTACATTTAAATCCTGCTGTACATAATGTAGTGCACGATAAATTTAAAAGTCATGCTCAAATTCATCTTGTGAAGCCACTCGATTATCCAAGTTTATTGGCCGTTATCGACCGCTCCACCTTTATTTTAACGGACTCTGGTGGTTTACAAGAAGAAAGCCCATCATTTAATAAGCCTGTCTTAATTTTAAGAGACACGACTGAACGCCCGGAAGTGGTAGAGGTGGGAGCAGGGGTATTGGTTGGAACAAATCAGCAGAAAATTATTGAAGAGGCTGAGAAACTTTTAACGGATTCGCAGCATTACCAAAAAATGGCTCATGTTGAAAATCCGTTTGGTGATGGACGTGCTGCCCAGCGAATATTAGATGAAATTGCCAGAACTTATAACTAG
- a CDS encoding tetratricopeptide repeat protein — protein sequence MKNIKTINSITHSILLMGAVISSLGMIGISSVYAQEQVDPAYKPGNPIYDKWDRFYKIEQSQPQEAEKILVELSKLTPTDIKVWKSLTYLQIRLEKREEALQSLRQARNLAPQDDTLKLQEAYLLNQQKKDREALVLFKELSSSSDPEIAAKATQAVKNLSGGEVKPYFRDIYFAPSYESRYDDVIFPLKMRYGKNIDNGRAQVYGFLNLNRDTQSQGGVRPEIIDENAATLGVGANYQPWTSIPVRAYVEVGGSYDLIDRNRKRFRESVVGGVTGYQEWYSQSNCDHSLCLDNYFTDLYGNVATYSREDYNVIGDLRLRTGLNLYKGESGTVQAYVKLHGLADSEDEYYNNLFEYGPGISWQPFNYQPIKLRVERLYGNYFKDVPVNTKDHYNNTRVELVFYKDF from the coding sequence ATGAAAAATATCAAAACAATAAACTCTATAACACATTCAATATTACTGATGGGAGCAGTGATCTCTTCTTTGGGAATGATCGGTATAAGTTCAGTTTATGCACAAGAGCAAGTCGACCCTGCATATAAGCCCGGTAACCCTATTTATGATAAATGGGATAGATTTTATAAAATTGAACAGTCTCAACCGCAAGAAGCAGAAAAAATATTAGTTGAGCTTAGTAAACTGACACCAACCGATATTAAAGTCTGGAAAAGTCTTACTTATTTACAGATTCGACTTGAAAAAAGGGAAGAAGCTTTACAAAGCTTAAGACAAGCAAGAAATTTAGCTCCTCAAGATGACACCTTAAAATTACAAGAAGCTTATTTGCTGAATCAGCAGAAAAAAGATCGTGAAGCATTGGTTTTATTTAAAGAGTTAAGTTCCTCTTCAGACCCTGAAATTGCTGCTAAAGCAACTCAGGCAGTTAAAAATTTAAGTGGGGGAGAAGTTAAACCATATTTTAGAGATATTTATTTTGCACCGTCTTATGAGTCACGGTATGACGATGTTATTTTTCCTTTAAAAATGAGGTATGGCAAAAACATCGATAACGGGCGAGCCCAAGTATATGGCTTTCTTAATTTAAACCGCGATACTCAATCACAAGGTGGGGTCCGACCTGAAATTATTGATGAAAATGCAGCCACTTTAGGGGTGGGGGCAAATTATCAACCATGGACTTCCATTCCTGTGCGAGCCTATGTCGAAGTTGGTGGAAGTTATGACTTGATTGATAGAAATAGAAAGCGATTTCGTGAGAGTGTTGTAGGCGGTGTAACGGGTTATCAAGAATGGTATTCACAATCAAACTGCGATCATTCACTTTGTTTAGATAATTATTTTACTGACTTGTATGGCAATGTCGCGACTTATTCGAGAGAGGACTATAACGTTATTGGGGACTTACGCTTACGCACAGGTTTAAATCTCTATAAGGGTGAGAGTGGGACTGTGCAGGCTTATGTGAAATTGCATGGCTTAGCGGATAGCGAAGATGAATATTACAATAATTTATTTGAATATGGTCCAGGCATTTCATGGCAGCCTTTTAATTATCAACCGATAAAACTACGGGTTGAACGTCTATATGGCAATTATTTTAAAGACGTACCGGTTAATACAAAAGATCATTACAACAATACTCGTGTAGAACTTGTTTTTTATAAGGATTTCTAA
- a CDS encoding VIT1/CCC1 transporter family protein, translating to MAFPHHTEHHAIQRSGWLRASVLGANDGIISVTSLIMGMAASGASSHTLFITCVAGLISGATSMAAGEYISVKSQEDIEKSDLAIEAKELKKYPQKELDELTQIYISRGLSKELAKEVAIQLTTHDALGAHARDEIGIHENTAANPIQAALSSAASFSFGAFFPMLAILFSPEHLIMPSVLITGIAALAILGALSSYFAGTSKIKGSLRITLWGILAMAFSSWIGSLFNVTPL from the coding sequence ATGGCTTTTCCACATCATACAGAGCATCATGCCATTCAGCGCTCAGGTTGGCTAAGAGCCTCAGTATTAGGCGCTAATGATGGCATTATTTCAGTGACTAGCTTAATTATGGGGATGGCTGCAAGTGGGGCAAGCTCACATACTCTATTTATCACTTGTGTTGCCGGGCTCATTTCAGGCGCAACCTCAATGGCTGCCGGAGAATATATTTCTGTTAAATCTCAAGAAGATATTGAAAAATCAGATTTAGCTATTGAGGCAAAAGAATTAAAAAAATACCCTCAAAAAGAATTGGATGAATTAACTCAAATCTATATTTCTAGGGGACTTTCAAAAGAACTAGCAAAGGAGGTAGCTATTCAGCTTACAACTCATGATGCTTTGGGTGCACATGCCCGAGATGAAATCGGTATTCATGAAAATACGGCGGCAAACCCAATTCAAGCAGCACTCTCCTCAGCAGCTTCATTTTCATTTGGGGCATTTTTCCCCATGCTTGCCATTTTGTTTAGCCCAGAGCATTTAATTATGCCAAGTGTCCTTATTACAGGTATCGCGGCATTAGCAATTTTAGGTGCCCTTTCGAGTTATTTTGCAGGCACTTCTAAAATCAAAGGTAGTTTACGTATTACCTTATGGGGTATTTTAGCGATGGCTTTTTCAAGCTGGATTGGTTCCTTATTTAATGTCACTCCTTTATAA
- a CDS encoding NAD(P)H-dependent flavin oxidoreductase: MSLLQQLAIKHPIFLAPMAGVSTPELAAEVSNQGGLGSLGLGANTPQSAREQILKTQALTENPFQVNFFCHQSTELNVEKAKLWLDYLRPHFEKFGAQPPQELHCIYPSFLDNDDFLNVVLETKPKAVSFHFGIPHPHQIKALKEAGILTMVSATNLIEAQAIEAAGIDIIIAQGIEAGGHRGIFNQTFDGAIKTSDLVQLIVQHCTLPVVAAGGIMTGLQAKHMLGLGAAAVQLGTAFVQCQTSNASAEYRKALFSKPVTQISASLSGRPARGILNHWHTKIDSPTRPVQPEYPYTYDLAKQLNALASKHQDYGFGAFWAGSNVAQIRELEAPDLVNQLVVEMLDNE; this comes from the coding sequence ATGAGCCTATTACAACAACTTGCAATCAAACATCCAATTTTTCTGGCTCCAATGGCGGGCGTCTCTACTCCTGAATTAGCAGCCGAGGTTTCAAATCAAGGAGGCCTTGGATCATTAGGCTTAGGAGCAAACACACCACAAAGTGCACGTGAACAAATTTTAAAAACTCAAGCGCTCACGGAAAACCCATTTCAAGTTAATTTTTTCTGTCATCAATCGACTGAGCTTAATGTAGAAAAAGCAAAACTATGGCTTGATTACCTACGTCCTCATTTTGAAAAATTTGGTGCTCAACCGCCCCAAGAATTACACTGTATCTATCCAAGTTTTTTAGACAATGATGATTTTTTAAATGTTGTTTTAGAAACTAAGCCAAAAGCAGTAAGTTTTCACTTTGGTATTCCGCATCCGCATCAAATTAAAGCTTTAAAAGAGGCTGGTATTTTGACTATGGTTTCGGCAACTAATTTGATCGAAGCTCAAGCTATTGAGGCAGCGGGTATCGATATTATTATTGCCCAAGGGATTGAGGCAGGCGGACATAGAGGGATTTTCAACCAAACTTTTGATGGGGCAATTAAAACTAGTGACTTGGTTCAACTGATTGTGCAGCACTGTACACTTCCGGTTGTCGCCGCAGGTGGCATAATGACTGGCTTACAAGCCAAACATATGTTGGGCTTAGGCGCAGCCGCAGTCCAATTAGGGACAGCATTTGTTCAATGCCAAACTTCAAATGCTTCTGCCGAATATCGCAAAGCCCTATTTAGTAAACCTGTAACACAGATTAGTGCTAGTCTTTCTGGACGCCCTGCTCGGGGGATACTCAACCATTGGCATACAAAAATTGATTCACCTACTCGCCCTGTACAACCCGAATATCCTTATACCTATGATTTAGCAAAGCAACTAAATGCTCTTGCAAGCAAACACCAAGATTACGGTTTTGGTGCTTTTTGGGCAGGAAGTAACGTTGCACAAATACGTGAACTTGAAGCACCTGATCTGGTTAATCAACTGGTCGTTGAAATGCTAGACAATGAATAG
- the dusB gene encoding tRNA dihydrouridine synthase DusB, with protein sequence MYIGPYQLSNNLIVAPMAGVTDRPFRTLCKYFGAGHAVSEMMTADKTLRMTKKSLYRANFDGELAPISAQIAGSDPEQLAEAARYQVANGAQIVDINMGCPAKKVCNKLAGSALLQDEDLVARILDAVIAAVDVPVTLKTRLGFLNGQENILRVAKRAEEAGIAALALHGRTREDMYLNTARYELIKHVKELIHIPVIANGDIDSPEKAKYVLDYTGADAIMIGRAAQGRPWIFREIAHYLKTGEHLAAPNIEEVKEVLLGHLSELYQFYGEYSGCRIARKHIAWYTKGLRSSNEFRQNMYKVETTAEQALVVESYFNQLLAEGNLMSDVQVEQVNLLDTH encoded by the coding sequence ATGTATATTGGTCCCTATCAACTGTCAAATAATTTAATTGTTGCCCCTATGGCCGGTGTAACTGACCGTCCATTTAGAACGCTGTGCAAGTATTTCGGTGCGGGTCATGCAGTCAGTGAAATGATGACTGCTGACAAGACTTTACGTATGACTAAAAAAAGTCTTTATCGTGCTAATTTTGATGGAGAGTTAGCTCCAATTTCTGCACAGATTGCTGGTTCCGATCCGGAACAGTTGGCTGAAGCGGCTCGTTACCAAGTCGCAAATGGCGCGCAAATTGTTGATATCAATATGGGATGTCCTGCAAAGAAAGTATGTAATAAATTAGCGGGTTCAGCATTATTACAAGATGAAGATTTGGTAGCTCGAATATTAGATGCAGTCATTGCAGCAGTTGATGTTCCGGTAACTTTAAAAACCCGTTTGGGATTTTTAAATGGCCAAGAGAATATTCTACGGGTGGCTAAGCGTGCCGAAGAGGCTGGCATCGCTGCATTAGCACTACACGGCCGTACACGTGAAGATATGTATTTAAATACCGCCCGTTATGAATTGATTAAGCATGTTAAAGAATTAATCCATATTCCTGTGATTGCTAATGGTGATATTGATAGTCCTGAGAAAGCAAAATATGTACTGGACTATACTGGGGCAGATGCAATTATGATTGGGCGGGCTGCACAAGGTCGACCGTGGATTTTTCGTGAAATTGCCCATTACTTAAAAACTGGTGAACACCTTGCTGCTCCGAATATTGAAGAAGTTAAAGAAGTGCTTTTAGGGCATTTGTCTGAGTTATATCAGTTTTATGGTGAATACTCTGGTTGTCGTATTGCCCGTAAGCATATTGCTTGGTACACCAAAGGTTTACGCTCAAGTAATGAGTTTCGACAAAATATGTATAAAGTTGAAACGACTGCTGAACAAGCTTTAGTTGTTGAGAGCTATTTTAATCAATTGCTTGCTGAAGGTAATTTGATGAGCGATGTTCAGGTTGAACAGGTTAATTTATTAGATACTCACTAA
- a CDS encoding DUF1615 domain-containing protein, whose translation MNKPLSSRFLFKSFGMVAVCMSLAACGDKAWWSNNDEPELESQQIKRLIPSRVHDRESWAKDIDDIMKDLDIPKTKQNVCSIVAVVDQESNFVANPQVPGLGQKAVEEVSTRLNEKFEDKLGKTIGGTIAGYFEEVLRTQPSPDNNYMSQMRKVKTEKDLDLLYREIFDFMAKHYHVSALTGAAKLVGQDIGEKMNPITTLGSMQVHINYAKANKRSSMNTAALRDDLYTEYGGLYYGIHRLMVYPADYDKAIYRFADYNSGMYSSRNAAFQKMLKELTDKDISLDGDLLLYTKDGDPRATQSESEKELITVFASNNVLVTPRQIRDDLKLEKEKKFESTQTYIALTKLYKSKTGKDPLYAIMPQVVISGPKLSRDYNTNWYATRVNGRYETCMQRAKRIKL comes from the coding sequence ATGAACAAACCGTTGTCTTCCCGTTTTTTATTTAAATCATTCGGTATGGTTGCCGTATGCATGAGTTTAGCTGCTTGTGGAGATAAAGCCTGGTGGTCAAATAATGATGAGCCTGAATTAGAAAGCCAGCAAATCAAACGTCTCATTCCATCTCGTGTGCATGACCGAGAGTCATGGGCTAAAGATATTGATGACATTATGAAAGACTTAGACATTCCTAAAACCAAACAAAATGTCTGTAGTATTGTGGCGGTCGTTGATCAAGAATCCAATTTTGTCGCCAATCCTCAAGTGCCCGGATTAGGACAAAAAGCGGTTGAGGAAGTCAGTACACGTTTAAATGAAAAATTTGAAGATAAGCTTGGCAAAACCATTGGTGGAACAATTGCAGGTTACTTTGAAGAAGTACTAAGAACGCAACCTTCTCCTGACAATAACTATATGAGTCAGATGCGTAAAGTTAAAACCGAGAAAGACCTTGATTTACTTTACCGAGAAATTTTCGACTTTATGGCCAAACACTATCACGTGAGTGCTTTAACTGGCGCAGCTAAATTAGTTGGACAAGATATTGGCGAAAAAATGAATCCGATCACTACACTGGGTTCAATGCAAGTTCATATTAACTATGCTAAAGCAAACAAACGCTCAAGTATGAATACTGCTGCACTACGTGATGACTTATATACCGAGTATGGCGGCCTATATTATGGAATTCACCGTTTAATGGTTTATCCGGCAGATTATGATAAAGCCATTTATCGTTTTGCAGATTACAACTCTGGTATGTACTCTAGTCGTAATGCAGCTTTTCAAAAAATGCTAAAAGAACTCACCGACAAGGATATAAGTCTTGATGGCGATCTACTCCTTTACACAAAAGATGGTGATCCACGCGCAACTCAAAGCGAGTCAGAAAAAGAACTAATTACCGTATTTGCTAGTAATAATGTTTTAGTTACACCAAGACAGATTCGTGATGATCTAAAATTAGAAAAAGAGAAAAAGTTTGAGAGTACTCAAACTTATATTGCGCTGACTAAACTTTATAAATCAAAAACTGGCAAAGATCCGCTCTATGCAATTATGCCGCAAGTGGTGATTTCTGGGCCTAAACTAAGTCGTGACTATAATACTAACTGGTATGCAACCCGCGTAAACGGACGATATGAAACATGTATGCAACGAGCGAAACGAATAAAACTATAA
- a CDS encoding HAD-IB family hydrolase, with protein MYATSETNKTIKNLALFDFDGTLCSKDSFTGFIFYALSKRHIVKQGLKILPWIQAYYLNFYPAHAMRAKLFRSMFRDTPAIELQRLGEEYAQELVSALSPEIFAQLQQHQLLGDQVVLVSASIDIYLAPLCKLLDIELICTETQIKNGMMTGYYSTPDCSSEQKKIRIHEQYSLKHYQRIYAYGNSSEDLDMLSLATHPFMVGEDRILPSLTPQKKLA; from the coding sequence ATGTATGCAACGAGCGAAACGAATAAAACTATAAAAAATCTCGCCCTGTTCGATTTTGATGGAACCTTGTGCAGTAAAGACAGTTTTACAGGGTTCATCTTTTATGCGTTGTCTAAACGCCATATTGTGAAGCAAGGCTTGAAAATCCTGCCATGGATTCAAGCCTATTATCTTAACTTTTATCCAGCCCATGCGATGCGTGCCAAGCTATTTCGTAGCATGTTCAGAGATACTCCTGCAATTGAATTGCAAAGACTAGGCGAAGAATACGCACAAGAACTCGTCTCTGCACTTTCACCTGAAATTTTTGCACAATTACAGCAACACCAGCTATTAGGTGATCAAGTGGTATTAGTTTCTGCTTCCATTGATATCTATCTTGCTCCACTTTGCAAACTACTAGATATTGAATTAATTTGTACAGAGACTCAAATTAAAAATGGCATGATGACAGGTTACTACTCAACTCCGGATTGTAGTAGTGAGCAAAAGAAGATAAGAATACATGAGCAATATTCTCTAAAACATTATCAGCGAATCTATGCGTATGGAAATAGCTCAGAAGATTTAGACATGCTTAGTCTTGCTACACATCCTTTTATGGTCGGTGAAGATCGAATCTTGCCCTCATTAACCCCACAAAAAAAGCTCGCATGA
- the proB gene encoding glutamate 5-kinase — MIEVVDGQRKLSECKRIVVKIGSSLLTANGQGLDLDAISHWAKQIADLHNAGHEIILVSSGAVAEGMVRMKLASRPTDLPSLQACAAIGQMGLIHTWSSVLENHSIRTAQVLLTHDDLADRRRYLNSCDALQNLIDWRVIPVINENDTVSTDEIRFGDNDTLAAMVAGQVHADLLIILTDQQGMFDSDPRHNPDAKLLSTVRAMDDVLFEMAGGGGVLGRGGMVTKVRAARLAAKSGCPTLIASGESDNVLSRVMAGEMLGTLFTTDKDRMTAHQQWLAAHLQTAGRLVIDDGAVEAIKLKHRSLLPVGVKTVEGHFDRGDVVECVDKQGKRVAVGRVNFSSRSAEIIKGLSSDKVYQVLGEARSLEMIHRDHMAIY; from the coding sequence ATGATAGAAGTGGTCGATGGGCAACGTAAGCTCAGTGAGTGTAAACGAATCGTTGTTAAAATCGGATCATCTTTACTCACGGCAAATGGGCAGGGTCTAGATCTGGACGCTATTTCGCATTGGGCGAAACAGATTGCAGATTTACACAATGCTGGACATGAAATTATTTTAGTGTCTTCAGGAGCTGTGGCAGAAGGTATGGTTCGTATGAAGCTTGCGAGTCGACCCACCGATCTACCCAGTCTTCAAGCATGTGCCGCAATTGGGCAGATGGGCCTAATTCATACTTGGTCTAGTGTGCTTGAAAATCATAGTATCCGAACTGCTCAGGTGTTGTTAACACATGATGATTTGGCAGACCGCCGTCGTTACTTAAATTCATGTGATGCATTGCAGAACTTGATTGATTGGCGTGTTATTCCGGTCATTAATGAAAACGATACTGTATCTACCGATGAGATTCGTTTTGGTGATAACGATACACTCGCAGCTATGGTTGCTGGTCAAGTACATGCTGATTTATTAATTATTTTAACAGATCAGCAAGGTATGTTTGATTCAGACCCACGTCATAACCCTGACGCAAAGTTATTATCAACTGTGCGTGCCATGGATGATGTTTTATTTGAAATGGCTGGTGGTGGTGGTGTGCTTGGGCGAGGTGGCATGGTCACTAAAGTTCGTGCTGCACGTTTAGCTGCCAAGTCAGGTTGCCCGACATTGATTGCTAGTGGTGAAAGCGATAATGTGTTGTCACGAGTGATGGCGGGTGAGATGCTGGGTACGTTGTTTACGACTGATAAAGACCGTATGACAGCACATCAGCAATGGCTTGCTGCACATTTACAAACAGCGGGTCGTCTTGTAATTGATGATGGCGCAGTTGAAGCGATTAAATTGAAACATCGCAGTTTATTGCCTGTTGGGGTAAAAACTGTTGAAGGACATTTTGATCGTGGTGATGTGGTTGAATGTGTCGATAAACAAGGTAAACGTGTTGCGGTTGGGCGAGTGAATTTTAGCTCTCGTTCTGCTGAAATTATTAAAGGTCTTTCTTCAGACAAAGTTTACCAAGTACTTGGTGAAGCCCGTTCATTAGAAATGATTCATCGCGATCATATGGCAATTTACTAA